The Methanosarcina barkeri str. Wiesmoor DNA segment ATTTTTTTAGTCTTTCCATCTTTTTCACCATATTATTTTTTTGCCTCCTTTCTTCACCGGAAACCAGTAACCGGTTGACTACTCTATTGTATATAAAATTTTCGATTACTTGCAGTAAGTATTACAATGTATATATAAAGAAATAGTTACAAAGTTCTCTGCTACGCATATCCAGAAATAAGTGAAAGACGTAATTTCTTAGAAACTAATTTCTTGGTTTTGTAGAAAAACTTTCCGAATCAACTACAAAAAGCTAAAACGTACAAACTTAAATTGTATGCACCTGCGCAAGCCTTAAAGATTGGACACGCTGCCGGAATTCCTGCTCGATTTCTTAGAAATAGTCAAATTTCCTTTTGCCAGATTCCCTTAATATGAAGACTGAAATTCCAGTTTGGATACATTTTATAGTGGTTTATAAACTAATTATATAAGTTCAAGTGGAACATTTATACAGAGTCGATAGTATGAAAGAAATAAAAAACACGTGAAGTTTTGTTTCACTTCTGGCATTAGGGACAGATCTCATCACCCTTCGTGCTCTCAAAGTGATTAAAAAAAATAAAAAGGAAAAATGAAAAAGAAAAAAGAATGAAAAAGAATAAAAAAGAATAAAAAAGAATAAAAGGGAAAGAGGTAGAAATTTTGAAATGTTTAAGGCCTTTTACATTACTGTTTCAGTAACCAGTTCCCGATCTCCTTTTGAAAAAACTCTGGATACACGGACTTTCCAGTCCCCAGCGGGATTCTCTTTGTCAGCCTGGATGAGGTTATAACATTGCTTTGTCTTTCCCCTTGTTTTGGAAGAACAAAAAGTGCCTGCATTTACCACAAGCATGTTATTGAGGTTCCAGACCCAGGGAATGTGGCAGTGCCCGCAGAGGACAAGATTCACCTTGCAGCGGTTCAGAAGTTCGAGCACATCGCCTGCATCCACAAGGACAGTATTCTCCCTGCCTGCCAGTGGTATAGGAACAAGGTGGTGGTGCATGGCAAAAACCTTGAAATTTTCTCCTGAAAAAGCTTCTTTGATCCAGCCATAGTTTTCCCTGCCCAGATGACCTTCATCAAGATCGGGCTGTGAAGAATCGGCCCCGACAACCGTAACATTCTCAAAATTCCGTG contains these protein-coding regions:
- a CDS encoding metallophosphoesterase family protein, with translation MAESMVDGINQLEPNLVVITGDLTENGFSAEYDGVKRFIDRIECKNKILVPGNHDSKNAGYVHFEDLFTDRYFSRNFENVTVVGADSSQPDLDEGHLGRENYGWIKEAFSGENFKVFAMHHHLVPIPLAGRENTVLVDAGDVLELLNRCKVNLVLCGHCHIPWVWNLNNMLVVNAGTFCSSKTRGKTKQCYNLIQADKENPAGDWKVRVSRVFSKGDRELVTETVM